The following proteins are encoded in a genomic region of Nocardioides renjunii:
- a CDS encoding MFS transporter: protein MTSATETDPATDQADDSRRVSMLLGLLFGLAGMGSSSAAVALALIGEDLGVSAGLAAWAISLYVLMLAVTTALYGRISDLVGVRGPLLAGLVLMSVGALVASLAPTFEVLLGARMLQGAGAAAVPTLGVTILSARYSGEVRGLAFGRLAGVAAAVSCLGPLIGGVVEAAFGWRAVMALPILGALVVPLLWRALPTGGSGARLDVVGAVLVALTSAGMVLLVQSPSGGLVVAALGAVLLVLGVPAVRASVRRRPDGFLPVEVIRNATVVRSAIAASAVPASWFAMLIALPAVLLAEGWEAWQVGLAMVPSAAVALLVPQVTGPMLARIGPSRSLAIAGLVASGALLVATAGAFWASATVLVVGIVLVTFAFGLGQPALSAVVGDAVHEDVRGVALGVSTLLFLIGGSIGSAVVAGLSGPLGMPGALLVLAVLPLLGLVVLAPTLRRTAASPAA, encoded by the coding sequence ATGACCTCCGCCACCGAGACCGACCCTGCGACCGACCAGGCTGACGACTCCCGCCGCGTCTCGATGCTGCTGGGGCTGCTGTTCGGGCTCGCCGGCATGGGCTCCTCGAGCGCCGCGGTCGCCCTCGCCCTGATCGGCGAGGACCTCGGCGTCAGCGCCGGCCTGGCCGCCTGGGCGATCAGCCTCTACGTGCTGATGCTCGCGGTGACGACGGCGCTCTACGGCCGGATCTCCGACCTCGTCGGCGTCCGCGGCCCCCTCCTCGCCGGCCTCGTGCTGATGTCGGTCGGCGCGCTCGTCGCCTCGCTCGCGCCCACCTTCGAGGTGCTGCTGGGCGCGCGGATGCTGCAGGGGGCCGGCGCCGCCGCCGTACCGACGCTCGGCGTGACGATCCTCTCCGCGCGCTACAGCGGTGAGGTGCGTGGCCTCGCCTTCGGCCGGCTCGCCGGCGTGGCGGCCGCCGTGAGCTGCCTCGGTCCGCTCATCGGCGGTGTCGTCGAGGCGGCCTTCGGCTGGCGCGCCGTGATGGCGCTGCCCATCCTCGGCGCCCTCGTGGTGCCGCTGCTGTGGCGCGCGCTGCCGACCGGAGGCAGCGGTGCCCGCCTCGACGTGGTGGGCGCCGTGCTCGTCGCGCTGACCTCCGCCGGCATGGTCCTGCTCGTGCAGTCCCCGTCAGGCGGGCTGGTCGTCGCGGCCCTCGGCGCCGTCCTGCTGGTGCTCGGCGTGCCCGCGGTGCGCGCGAGCGTACGACGACGCCCCGACGGCTTCCTGCCGGTCGAGGTGATCCGCAACGCGACCGTCGTGCGAAGCGCGATCGCGGCCTCCGCCGTGCCCGCCTCGTGGTTCGCCATGCTGATCGCGCTGCCCGCCGTGCTGCTCGCCGAGGGCTGGGAGGCGTGGCAGGTCGGTCTGGCCATGGTGCCGAGCGCCGCCGTCGCGCTGCTGGTGCCGCAGGTGACGGGGCCGATGCTCGCCAGGATCGGGCCGAGCCGCTCGCTCGCGATCGCCGGCCTCGTCGCCTCGGGCGCGCTGCTGGTGGCGACCGCTGGCGCGTTCTGGGCCAGCGCGACCGTCCTCGTCGTCGGCATCGTGCTGGTCACCTTCGCCTTCGGCCTCGGCCAGCCCGCGCTGAGCGCCGTCGTGGGGGACGCCGTGCACGAGGACGTACGGGGCGTCGCGCTCGGCGTCTCGACGCTGCTCTTCCTCATCGGTGGCAGCATCGGCTCCGCCGTGGTCGCCGGGCTGAGCGGTCCGCTCGGCATGCCCGGCGCGCTCCTCGTGCTCGCGGTCCTCCCGCTCCTGGGCCTGGTCGTGCTCGCACCGACCCTGCGCCGCACGGCTGCCTCACCGGCTGCCTGA
- a CDS encoding DUF1707 SHOCT-like domain-containing protein — protein MTTSHGAAPAPGPGDEDLQSTDAARVEAVRDARLASDAERELVCEVLNGAFGEGRLTAAELDDRTSRALAARTHGDLDDVLVGLAGPGAAMPWATRPERGILPRLMFWVVGILTSPFVFVGSMFLLFGSDGGDRIFGIVLMALFLPGLIALYRWAHPQR, from the coding sequence ATGACGACGTCCCACGGCGCCGCACCGGCCCCCGGTCCCGGTGACGAGGACCTCCAGAGCACGGACGCGGCTCGGGTCGAGGCCGTGCGCGATGCGCGACTCGCGTCGGACGCCGAGCGCGAGCTGGTGTGCGAGGTGCTCAACGGGGCCTTCGGCGAGGGCCGGCTCACCGCGGCCGAGCTGGACGACCGGACGTCCCGTGCGTTGGCGGCGCGCACACACGGTGACCTCGACGACGTGCTGGTCGGCCTGGCCGGACCGGGCGCGGCGATGCCGTGGGCGACCCGGCCCGAGCGCGGCATCCTCCCCCGCCTGATGTTCTGGGTGGTCGGGATCCTCACGTCACCCTTCGTGTTCGTCGGCTCGATGTTCCTGCTGTTCGGCTCCGACGGGGGCGACCGCATCTTCGGCATCGTGCTGATGGCGCTCTTCCTGCCCGGGCTCATCGCCCTCTACCGGTGGGCACACCCGCAGCGCTGA
- a CDS encoding acyltransferase → MESVAPTSARDQSVDVARGVAIVAIVLGHVERGLASASLLPLETALGIDRLLYLFHLATFAYLSGLFVKRAVERDGTRQMLTRRVTLFVWLYLLWTVIQGTVRVAASSVANTPVTVGDVARAWIPEGQLWFLPWLIGVTVVAATTQPWRSRARAAVVLGLAGLLAVAVWGFDPLYAFTRGWALLFPFLIGCVVTQSGHAALARRRGVVVAGAVVGTTVWLWVGLASVPTTPTTGGGSRTVDSILLGVLGCGAGTVATLAVAALLARTPVAGPVALVGRRSLEIFLAHIVVASGTRIVLVQLGVADPWVHLVAGTTLGVVVPVVLAVGAERLGWTWLFGLPRRLHRAVA, encoded by the coding sequence GTGGAATCCGTGGCCCCGACGAGCGCCCGCGACCAGTCCGTCGACGTGGCCCGCGGTGTCGCCATCGTCGCGATCGTGCTCGGCCACGTCGAGAGGGGCCTGGCCTCGGCCTCGCTGCTGCCGCTCGAGACCGCGCTCGGGATCGACCGACTGCTCTACCTGTTCCACCTCGCCACGTTCGCCTACCTCTCCGGCCTGTTCGTGAAGCGTGCGGTCGAGCGGGACGGAACGCGGCAGATGCTCACCCGGCGGGTGACGCTGTTCGTCTGGCTGTACCTCCTGTGGACCGTCATCCAGGGGACGGTCCGGGTCGCCGCGTCATCCGTCGCCAACACGCCGGTCACCGTGGGCGACGTCGCGCGTGCGTGGATACCGGAGGGACAGCTCTGGTTCCTGCCCTGGCTCATCGGCGTCACCGTCGTCGCGGCGACCACGCAGCCCTGGCGGAGCCGGGCGAGGGCCGCCGTCGTGCTGGGCCTCGCCGGGCTGCTGGCGGTGGCCGTGTGGGGCTTCGACCCGTTGTACGCCTTCACCCGCGGTTGGGCGCTGCTGTTCCCGTTCCTCATCGGCTGCGTCGTCACGCAGTCCGGGCACGCCGCGCTCGCGCGTCGGCGCGGCGTCGTCGTGGCTGGGGCGGTGGTCGGCACCACCGTCTGGCTGTGGGTCGGACTCGCGTCCGTTCCCACCACTCCGACGACCGGCGGCGGCTCGCGCACGGTCGACTCGATCCTGCTCGGCGTGCTGGGGTGCGGCGCCGGGACGGTCGCGACCCTGGCCGTCGCGGCCCTGCTCGCCCGCACGCCGGTCGCCGGACCCGTCGCACTCGTTGGGCGCAGGTCGCTGGAGATCTTCCTCGCGCACATCGTCGTCGCGTCGGGCACCCGCATCGTGCTGGTGCAGCTCGGGGTCGCCGACCCGTGGGTGCACCTCGTGGCCGGGACGACGCTGGGTGTGGTCGTGCCGGTCGTCCTCGCCGTCGGCGCTGAACGCCTCGGGTGGACGTGGCTCTTCGGCCTGCCCCGGCGCCTCCATCGCGCCGTGGCGTGA
- a CDS encoding TlpA family protein disulfide reductase produces MSSAPVAALVVLLTLAAVLVTSGVAKVRDRRATRDAFDALRVPPVVPADALAPALPWCEIALGVLLLVAPGGWLVPVAAATVALMLAYTWVVARALGFDEPVTCSCFGSLGRHAVDRLTLVRNVLLCVLAATALWLALDGGSAPSALRELDPGGWWALLATAAAATVAVLVTGGGASTPVADEDLLDYERHATPYGALTLHDGTTASLAELTATQARLLVVLNPGCGPCVRVAERLDEWAAALHPAVGVVAVHPDESSARAQSLHSPQLGAWEPELNIRRVFSVGTPSAVLLGADGFLAGGPVAGEKSVTAFVAEVLDAVAEQPSPAE; encoded by the coding sequence ATGTCGTCGGCTCCCGTGGCAGCGCTCGTCGTCCTGCTGACGCTGGCCGCCGTGCTCGTCACGAGCGGGGTCGCCAAGGTCCGCGACCGCCGGGCGACCCGCGATGCGTTCGACGCGCTCCGGGTGCCGCCAGTCGTGCCCGCTGATGCTCTGGCCCCGGCGCTGCCGTGGTGCGAGATCGCGCTCGGCGTCCTGCTCCTCGTCGCGCCGGGCGGCTGGCTCGTGCCTGTCGCTGCCGCCACGGTGGCACTCATGCTGGCCTACACCTGGGTCGTCGCTCGCGCCCTCGGATTCGACGAGCCGGTCACCTGCTCGTGCTTCGGCAGCCTCGGCCGCCATGCCGTCGACCGCCTCACGCTCGTCCGCAACGTGCTCCTGTGCGTGCTGGCCGCGACCGCCCTGTGGCTCGCGCTGGACGGCGGGTCCGCGCCGTCCGCCCTCCGTGAGCTCGACCCCGGCGGCTGGTGGGCACTGCTCGCCACCGCGGCTGCGGCGACCGTGGCCGTGCTGGTGACCGGCGGAGGAGCCTCCACGCCGGTGGCCGACGAGGACCTCCTCGACTACGAGCGCCACGCCACGCCCTACGGCGCCCTCACGCTCCACGACGGCACGACGGCGAGCCTCGCCGAGCTCACGGCGACGCAGGCCCGGCTGCTCGTCGTGCTCAACCCCGGCTGCGGCCCCTGCGTGCGGGTCGCGGAGCGGCTGGACGAGTGGGCGGCCGCGCTGCACCCGGCCGTGGGCGTCGTGGCCGTCCACCCTGACGAGTCCTCCGCACGTGCCCAGTCGCTGCACTCTCCCCAGCTAGGAGCCTGGGAGCCCGAGCTCAACATCCGCCGCGTCTTCTCGGTCGGCACCCCGTCGGCCGTCCTCCTCGGTGCTGACGGCTTCCTCGCGGGTGGGCCGGTGGCCGGCGAGAAGTCCGTCACCGCCTTCGTCGCCGAGGTGCTCGACGCGGTCGCCGAGCAGCCGAGTCCGGCCGAGTGA
- a CDS encoding glycosyltransferase family 2 protein: protein MPDPTLSVVVPTRGGAHRLPVLLDALATQDIAEPWEVVVVLDGDVDGSRAVLEAYADRVPLRIVEGDGGGVAAALAAGYAEARGEIVVRCDDDLTPSPRFLAGHLTHHRSRPAGGPPLGLVSMTRDVFADTPYASAYGRPANERLLAEAYARPASERWRHWAACNSVPRAAYEAVGGFDVAMGYREDSELGLRLAESGVEIVIDPDLEVEHRGPAPDTASRAARAFTSGASTVAFEERHPGTHTTAPAPGGDPWSRAVHAAAARIGSREDAAALGRKVDRLLPRLPDRARPKAVAWAVEAAAVAGRRVGDAAWVRDAPATTVGTVSVVVPHHGDPAPTLALVDQLAAQTHPVQVIVADDASPTPFPETAGVQVVRRAANGGFGANVNSGAAAATGEALLVLNSDLTLEPTFVADMVTAARQHPRAVLAPRMVDEHGEEAWVGRDFPRIRHHVAAWLTPLARFRDTDAWHRAVGHDVRARRAEAEVDWVVGAAMWIPMQDFRAVGGFDERYFMNSEEIDLQRRLRERGVAVVALRSPTVVHAGGGSSPSESRRRWLVEGMLTYADTWGSRRALQAALTAATGANLLVNAARRATGRDLRPLEVARTELSMIRGRR, encoded by the coding sequence GTGCCCGACCCCACGCTCTCCGTCGTCGTGCCCACCCGCGGTGGGGCCCACCGGCTCCCGGTGCTGCTCGACGCGCTGGCGACCCAGGACATCGCCGAGCCGTGGGAGGTGGTCGTCGTCCTCGATGGTGACGTCGACGGCAGCCGTGCCGTCCTTGAGGCGTACGCCGACCGGGTGCCGCTCCGGATCGTCGAGGGGGACGGCGGCGGGGTCGCGGCCGCGCTGGCCGCCGGCTACGCCGAGGCGCGCGGCGAGATCGTCGTCCGCTGCGACGACGACCTGACGCCCTCGCCCCGGTTCCTGGCGGGCCACCTAACCCACCACCGGTCCCGACCCGCTGGGGGGCCTCCGCTGGGACTGGTGTCGATGACGCGCGACGTTTTCGCCGACACCCCGTACGCCTCCGCGTACGGCCGTCCCGCCAACGAGCGCCTGCTCGCGGAGGCCTACGCGCGACCGGCCTCGGAGCGGTGGCGGCACTGGGCCGCGTGCAACTCCGTGCCGAGGGCCGCCTACGAGGCGGTCGGCGGCTTCGACGTGGCGATGGGCTACCGGGAGGACTCCGAGCTCGGCCTCCGGCTGGCGGAGTCAGGCGTGGAGATCGTCATCGACCCGGACCTCGAGGTCGAGCACCGCGGCCCCGCTCCCGACACGGCCAGCCGGGCGGCGCGGGCGTTCACGTCGGGCGCCTCGACCGTCGCGTTCGAGGAGCGGCACCCCGGCACGCACACCACTGCCCCGGCACCCGGCGGGGATCCGTGGAGCCGCGCGGTCCACGCCGCAGCGGCTCGGATCGGCTCGCGCGAGGATGCAGCTGCGCTCGGCCGGAAGGTCGACCGGCTCCTGCCCCGCCTCCCCGACCGTGCCCGCCCCAAGGCCGTGGCGTGGGCGGTGGAGGCCGCCGCCGTGGCCGGGCGACGCGTCGGCGACGCGGCCTGGGTGCGCGACGCCCCGGCGACGACGGTCGGCACGGTCAGCGTCGTCGTCCCGCACCACGGCGACCCGGCTCCGACGCTCGCGCTCGTCGACCAGCTGGCCGCCCAGACGCACCCGGTCCAGGTGATCGTCGCCGACGACGCCTCCCCCACCCCGTTCCCCGAGACAGCCGGCGTCCAGGTCGTCCGCCGCGCCGCCAACGGCGGCTTCGGCGCCAACGTCAACTCCGGCGCCGCTGCGGCGACGGGCGAAGCGCTGCTGGTCCTCAACAGCGACCTCACACTCGAGCCGACGTTCGTCGCGGACATGGTCACCGCTGCCCGGCAGCACCCGAGGGCCGTGCTGGCGCCGCGGATGGTCGACGAGCACGGCGAGGAGGCGTGGGTGGGCCGCGACTTCCCGCGCATCCGGCACCACGTCGCCGCCTGGCTGACACCGCTCGCCCGCTTCCGCGACACCGACGCGTGGCACCGCGCGGTCGGCCACGACGTGCGGGCCCGTCGTGCTGAGGCCGAGGTGGACTGGGTCGTGGGCGCCGCCATGTGGATCCCGATGCAGGACTTCCGGGCGGTCGGCGGCTTCGACGAGCGCTACTTCATGAACTCCGAGGAGATCGACCTGCAACGACGCCTGCGCGAGCGCGGCGTCGCCGTCGTCGCGCTGCGCTCCCCGACGGTCGTGCACGCCGGCGGCGGCTCGTCCCCGTCGGAGTCTCGGCGCAGGTGGCTCGTCGAGGGCATGCTGACGTACGCCGACACGTGGGGCTCGCGCCGCGCCCTGCAGGCCGCCCTCACCGCGGCGACCGGCGCCAACCTCCTCGTCAACGCCGCCCGGCGGGCGACCGGGCGGGACCTGCGGCCGCTCGAGGTCGCCCGGACCGAGCTGTCGATGATCCGGGGCCGTCGATGA
- a CDS encoding glycosyltransferase, producing the protein MTKALILSEHDLDAWEERFRAGEVPAPLPYGVDALADLGWTLTGSRRSAAPRWKRWRDAVEHRAGFPVERAVRGIGEARRSDVVLALLEQQGAAAAGLRRAKVPPYGSTPLVVWSCWLADDIRSADPAQRQRLKRRFDGADLITHLSRHETEIFTDLGINEDRLFPVTYGVSHEFYVPGDGPRDVELLAVGQDRGRDYGTLFDAVRGTDLVLDVVCKPENLADLAVPDNVRVHGVVPLTAYRALLQRAQVVVVPTRDLAYPTGSSVALESASSGACVAVTGTRAMRDFFTDGVDSRLVDEGDADGWREVLTELRSDAEQRRRLGAAARASVATTFNARHMWTELADVMRERGLV; encoded by the coding sequence ATGACGAAGGCACTGATCCTGTCCGAGCACGACCTCGACGCCTGGGAGGAGCGGTTCCGGGCAGGTGAGGTGCCGGCACCACTGCCCTACGGCGTCGACGCACTCGCCGACCTCGGGTGGACGCTCACCGGTTCCCGTCGATCCGCCGCACCCCGTTGGAAGCGGTGGCGCGACGCCGTTGAGCACCGCGCCGGCTTCCCGGTCGAGCGAGCCGTCCGCGGCATCGGCGAGGCCCGCCGCAGCGACGTGGTGCTCGCGCTGCTCGAGCAGCAGGGCGCAGCAGCAGCGGGGCTGCGCCGCGCGAAGGTGCCGCCCTACGGGTCGACGCCGCTGGTGGTGTGGTCCTGCTGGCTCGCCGATGACATCCGCTCGGCTGACCCCGCGCAGCGGCAGCGGCTGAAGCGACGCTTCGACGGGGCGGACCTCATCACCCACCTGTCACGGCACGAGACCGAGATCTTCACGGACCTCGGAATCAACGAGGACCGGCTCTTCCCGGTGACCTACGGCGTCAGCCATGAGTTCTACGTTCCCGGCGACGGCCCGCGTGACGTCGAGCTGCTGGCCGTCGGGCAGGATCGTGGTCGGGACTACGGGACTCTCTTCGACGCCGTGCGTGGCACGGACCTGGTGCTCGACGTGGTCTGCAAGCCGGAGAACCTGGCCGACCTCGCCGTGCCTGACAACGTGCGAGTGCACGGCGTCGTGCCGCTCACGGCCTACCGCGCCCTCCTGCAGCGTGCCCAGGTCGTCGTCGTACCGACTCGCGACCTGGCCTATCCGACCGGCTCGAGCGTCGCCCTGGAGTCGGCGTCGTCGGGTGCCTGTGTCGCCGTCACCGGCACCCGGGCCATGCGCGACTTCTTCACCGACGGTGTCGACTCGCGGCTGGTGGACGAGGGTGACGCCGACGGATGGCGCGAGGTGCTGACCGAGCTGAGGAGCGACGCGGAGCAGCGCCGGCGGCTGGGGGCAGCGGCCCGGGCCAGCGTCGCCACGACGTTCAACGCGCGACACATGTGGACCGAGCTCGCGGACGTCATGCGGGAGCGCGGCCTCGTCTGA
- a CDS encoding glycosyltransferase: MTRPRVVLISMYVGHEGVPHAGGRYLLELQRLLDDETELTMLTVGNRLNHEAATRPGVPRTLLLLGHESGRGLLGKVLNRAVLTADTRWRRRDPGAPSLPFVLGLMRSRQARRAIRDADVIDLQYSESIRLVRLLRRLNPRTRITGTFHDVMSQSFSREPQHTPEDRRYWGGVAARSRAHERDMIRRLDEVLVFSRKDAELLGDPPHTVVHPPLSVGDEPPHQPAAEPVVVVVSYLARDENNKAALWTIDTVWPHVRSARPDAVLRFVGGGATDELRSRVAGLPPGSGVELAGFVDDLSAEYAGAAVALVPVLQGAGVKFKTVEALCHGVPVVTTTVGAEGIEGDDLYAGTSDDPAVLAEHVARVLDDGRPAQSRSNTAQKWAQQTYGRDRFAETIRRTWVRRGRAPA; this comes from the coding sequence GTGACTCGTCCCCGCGTGGTGCTCATCAGCATGTACGTCGGTCACGAGGGCGTCCCGCACGCAGGTGGTCGCTACCTGCTCGAGCTGCAGCGCCTGCTCGACGACGAGACCGAGCTGACGATGCTGACCGTCGGCAACCGGCTCAACCACGAGGCAGCGACGAGGCCCGGCGTGCCGCGCACCCTGCTGCTCCTCGGCCACGAGAGTGGCCGCGGCCTGCTGGGCAAGGTCCTCAACCGGGCGGTGCTGACCGCCGACACGAGGTGGCGTCGGCGCGACCCCGGGGCGCCGTCCCTGCCGTTCGTGCTGGGCCTGATGAGGTCGCGGCAGGCCCGGCGGGCGATCAGGGACGCCGACGTGATCGACCTGCAGTACTCGGAGTCGATCCGGCTCGTACGCCTGCTGCGCCGCCTGAACCCCCGGACTCGCATCACCGGCACGTTCCACGACGTGATGAGCCAGTCGTTCTCCCGGGAGCCGCAGCACACCCCGGAGGACCGGCGCTACTGGGGCGGGGTCGCCGCCCGGTCACGCGCCCACGAGCGGGACATGATCCGGCGCCTCGACGAGGTGCTCGTCTTCAGCCGCAAGGACGCCGAGCTCCTTGGCGATCCGCCTCACACCGTCGTCCACCCGCCGCTGTCGGTTGGGGACGAGCCGCCGCACCAGCCGGCCGCAGAGCCGGTCGTCGTCGTGGTGTCCTACCTCGCGCGCGACGAGAACAACAAGGCCGCGCTGTGGACGATCGACACGGTCTGGCCGCACGTGCGGTCGGCGCGGCCGGACGCCGTGCTCCGGTTCGTCGGGGGTGGGGCGACCGACGAGCTCCGCAGCCGGGTGGCGGGCCTGCCTCCTGGCAGCGGTGTCGAGCTGGCGGGCTTCGTCGACGACCTCAGCGCGGAGTACGCCGGCGCCGCCGTCGCGCTCGTGCCCGTGCTGCAGGGCGCCGGGGTGAAGTTCAAGACGGTCGAGGCGCTGTGCCACGGCGTACCGGTGGTGACGACGACCGTGGGCGCGGAAGGGATCGAGGGCGACGACCTCTACGCCGGGACGAGTGACGACCCGGCCGTGTTGGCGGAGCACGTGGCGCGGGTGCTCGACGACGGGCGGCCCGCGCAGTCACGGTCCAACACGGCGCAGAAGTGGGCCCAGCAGACCTACGGCCGCGACCGGTTCGCCGAGACGATCCGGCGGACCTGGGTCAGACGAGGCCGCGCTCCCGCATGA
- a CDS encoding PIG-L deacetylase family protein yields the protein MLRLILAPHMDDEAMGCGGLMAKHPDECVVVVMTDSGEVRAREHVEAMKILGVAESRQLDFPDGQTPQHMTEMVGAIDEIMAELKPEELYLPYPSLHQDHIAVYEAGMRSCRVSMSLDHWFPPSVYVYDIAVYDVNLYPTDLRWNVFEALTEEQITAKEAACQAYQSEIPTDVHPINSVRQIAGALGQVRLVPYAEQYALVRTVRR from the coding sequence ATGCTGCGGCTGATCCTGGCCCCCCACATGGACGACGAGGCCATGGGGTGCGGCGGCCTGATGGCCAAGCACCCCGACGAGTGCGTCGTGGTGGTGATGACCGACAGCGGCGAGGTCCGCGCCCGCGAGCACGTCGAGGCGATGAAGATCCTCGGCGTCGCCGAGTCGCGCCAGCTGGACTTCCCCGACGGCCAGACGCCGCAGCACATGACGGAGATGGTCGGTGCCATCGACGAGATCATGGCCGAGCTCAAGCCGGAGGAGCTCTACCTGCCCTACCCCTCGCTGCACCAGGACCACATCGCGGTCTACGAGGCCGGCATGCGCTCGTGCCGGGTCTCGATGTCGCTCGACCACTGGTTCCCGCCGAGCGTCTACGTCTACGACATCGCGGTCTACGACGTGAACCTCTACCCGACCGACCTGCGCTGGAACGTCTTCGAGGCCCTCACGGAGGAGCAGATCACCGCCAAGGAGGCCGCGTGCCAGGCCTACCAGTCGGAGATCCCCACCGACGTCCACCCCATCAACAGCGTGCGCCAGATCGCCGGCGCGCTCGGCCAGGTGCGGCTCGTCCCCTACGCCGAGCAGTACGCGCTGGTGCGGACGGTGCGCCGGTGA
- a CDS encoding WbqC family protein, producing MKVAIHQPDLLPWPGFWFKMLNSDRFVLAVHDQLQKHWVQRRVMMRGSWVTLPLETKPHLIPINETIVKPGWQDHLESSITGRYRGARHWKDRSDDVLAMIHAVDSHNLADINHQLILAMRDHLGITTEVVVTDPPQEKAADRVLEQLQMVGATSYLSGTGARDYLGDEAQAKFRELGIGLEFSDHHKTTGDSIVTVLMDVDDPMEIVAKAAAPH from the coding sequence GTGAAGGTCGCGATCCACCAGCCGGACCTGCTGCCGTGGCCGGGCTTCTGGTTCAAGATGCTCAACAGCGACCGCTTCGTCCTCGCCGTGCACGACCAGCTGCAGAAGCACTGGGTGCAGCGCCGGGTGATGATGCGCGGGTCGTGGGTGACGCTGCCGCTGGAGACCAAGCCGCACCTCATCCCCATCAACGAGACGATCGTCAAGCCCGGCTGGCAGGACCACCTCGAGAGCTCGATCACCGGCCGCTACCGCGGGGCGCGGCACTGGAAGGACCGCAGTGACGACGTGCTCGCGATGATCCACGCCGTCGACTCGCATAACCTCGCCGACATCAACCATCAGCTGATCCTTGCCATGCGCGACCACCTCGGCATCACCACCGAGGTGGTGGTCACCGACCCGCCGCAGGAGAAGGCCGCCGACCGGGTGCTCGAGCAGCTGCAGATGGTCGGCGCGACGTCGTACCTGTCCGGCACCGGGGCGCGCGACTACCTCGGCGACGAGGCGCAGGCGAAGTTCCGCGAGCTCGGCATCGGCCTGGAGTTCTCCGACCACCACAAGACCACCGGCGACTCGATCGTGACAGTCCTCATGGACGTCGACGACCCCATGGAGATCGTGGCGAAGGCTGCCGCGCCGCACTGA
- a CDS encoding alpha-1,2-fucosyltransferase, with protein MHWRARKAFDRFQDRWVRRGPRTVLWTQPTAHLGNFLYDWMHAWDMRRRGADVVCLRTPAMDRWLPVFGAAAAELVVDARDLRLTDRREKGLHNEFGPHFDEQDLARFIEGFLEPSGMLDLERVPTALRAGEQDVVFNVRRGDYVSNEANWRNYGFDVDDYLRVALARSVEVGGPVGRIIVVSDGIEWCRQHLSWLAGHCESLQFEDTGQPPEVHLAVLAHASRLVLANSTFSYWGGYLSAWRSRRPEQVVAPWFHIRTDLGGAAWQLDPRWSIVRDIPTGWALPD; from the coding sequence ATGCACTGGCGCGCACGCAAGGCCTTCGACCGCTTCCAGGACCGGTGGGTCCGCCGCGGTCCCCGCACGGTGCTGTGGACCCAGCCGACCGCCCACCTCGGCAACTTCCTCTACGACTGGATGCACGCCTGGGACATGCGCCGACGCGGCGCGGACGTCGTCTGCCTGCGGACGCCGGCCATGGACAGGTGGCTGCCCGTCTTCGGAGCGGCCGCGGCCGAGCTGGTCGTGGACGCGCGCGACTTGCGCCTGACGGACCGGCGTGAGAAGGGGCTGCACAACGAGTTCGGTCCCCACTTCGACGAGCAGGACCTGGCCCGGTTCATCGAGGGGTTCCTCGAGCCCAGCGGCATGCTCGACCTCGAGCGGGTCCCGACGGCGCTCCGTGCCGGTGAGCAGGACGTCGTGTTCAACGTCCGTCGCGGCGACTACGTGAGCAACGAGGCCAACTGGCGCAACTACGGCTTCGACGTGGACGACTACCTCCGCGTCGCCCTCGCCCGCAGCGTCGAGGTGGGCGGTCCCGTCGGGCGCATCATCGTCGTGTCTGACGGCATCGAGTGGTGCCGGCAGCACCTGTCGTGGCTCGCCGGGCACTGCGAGTCGCTCCAGTTCGAGGACACCGGGCAGCCGCCCGAGGTGCACCTCGCCGTCCTGGCCCACGCGTCCCGGTTGGTGCTGGCGAACTCGACCTTCTCCTACTGGGGCGGGTACCTGAGCGCGTGGCGGTCCCGTCGACCGGAGCAGGTGGTCGCGCCGTGGTTCCACATCCGTACGGACCTCGGCGGAGCCGCGTGGCAGCTGGACCCGCGGTGGAGCATCGTGCGGGACATCCCGACGGGTTGGGCGCTCCCCGACTGA